TGAATCGGGATTGGTGACCGAGCCAAGCTTGTAATGATCTTTTTGGAACAGATTTGGGTTGATTGCACCAACGGTGATCCCCTTCCGAGCTGCATAGTCGCCTAGCTCCGAGTAGTTCTCAACCTTGTCCCAAGGAATGTGCAAAGCGATGGAGGGCGCAATTCCGGTCAGACGGTGAATTTCTGCCGCATCGTCAACCTTCTCCCAAACGGTCCGGGCGGCACCGGGAGCAGCGAAGGTTTTGAACCGAGTACCAGAATTTCCGTATCCCCAGCTCGGAGTCTCGATTCTTTGGGCTGAGAGTGCGTTGAATAGCTCAATCTGATTCATGGCAGTGTTGGCTCGGATCTTCGTTAACGATTAGGCGGACGTCCTCACGCTCGAGGGCTTCTCTCAGCTCTCTCGAGGGCTGGCGATCTGTGATTAGGACATCGATTTCGTTGAGTTTAGCCGTACTAGCCAAGGCGCGACGACCTATTTTGGTGTGATCGATGAGAGCAATTTTTAGGGATCCTCCCTTCAGAAGCGCACGTTTAGTATCTGCCTCCTGTGGATTTGGATCGGTGAATCCGTCTTCGACGGTGAATCCGCCGCTGGAGAAGAAGACCTTATCCGGGTGGAGGCGGCTGAGGGATTCAATGGCGGTTGCTCCAACGAATGATCTTGCTTTCGCGTGGAAGAACCCGCCGCAGACAAAGAAGTCGATGGGTGAATTCATCACCGCTTCAACTGAGTCGAGTCCTGTGAGGATCGCTCGAACTCGCCGGGCGGGGAGTATTCGGGCCAGTGCCAAGGCACTCGTGCTTGCATCCAGTCCAACTGAGTCCCCGTTCTGAACCAACTCAAGCGCGGCGAGTGCCATGCGGTCTTTCGCGCTTGCTTGGACAAGCGAGCGCTGCTGGTAGCTTTCTTCTTCTGCCGCGTGTTCGCGGAGGCGCGCTCCACCGTGGATTCGTTCGATTTGACCAAGTTCGGCGAGGTGGTCGAGTTCTCGCCGAATCGTCATCTCACTCACCGCAAATTCGAGGGCAAGTTCGCGGATACGTACCGTTCGCTGCGCGAGCACTCGCAACATGATTTCATCCTGTCGCGATCCGCTCACTTGAACCGGCTTTGTTAGCATCTGATGAAATTATTGCACAACTTCACAACACGCGTAAGTTAAACCATTCAAAGTTGCTGTACGGTTTTGTCCGTATGCTATATTTACGTTTCACCGCAAGTTGGAATCCTTGAAGCAAGACATCGCCGTTTTGGACCCTCATTCTCCCGGGCTATCCGCTTCGGATATCTGCTTGTCGTTCGCAGGATTTCAAGTGCTCAAGGATGTGAATATTCACATTCTTCCTGGAAAAATCCATGCAATCACTGGCGAAAACGGGGCGGGAAAATCTAGCCTTGGAAAGGTCATTGCTGGACTCTACAGGCCGGACAGTGGCTCCGTCGAGCTGAATGGCAAGGCACTCAGGCTGAGTTCTCCGCGTGACGGACTGGCGAGTGGGATCGCCCTTATCCATCAAGAACCTTTAGTGTTTCCCGACTTGTCGATTGCAGAGAATATTCTTGCTGGGAACCTTCCTATCCGCGCTGGGCAGGTCGATTGGAACAAGGCGCTGGAAGTCTCAGCATCGATGTTGCGTCGTCTGGGCGCAGAGATGGATGTTAGTCGTTTGGCGGGAACGCTTTCTATTGCCGATCAGCAGCTTTTGGAGCTTGCTGCCGCGCTCTCCCACGACGCAAAAGTGTGGATTTTTGACGAGACGACCGCTCCGCTCACTCCTTCCGAGG
The DNA window shown above is from Armatimonadota bacterium and carries:
- a CDS encoding DeoR/GlpR family DNA-binding transcription regulator, whose protein sequence is MLTKPVQVSGSRQDEIMLRVLAQRTVRIRELALEFAVSEMTIRRELDHLAELGQIERIHGGARLREHAAEEESYQQRSLVQASAKDRMALAALELVQNGDSVGLDASTSALALARILPARRVRAILTGLDSVEAVMNSPIDFFVCGGFFHAKARSFVGATAIESLSRLHPDKVFFSSGGFTVEDGFTDPNPQEADTKRALLKGGSLKIALIDHTKIGRRALASTAKLNEIDVLITDRQPSRELREALEREDVRLIVNEDPSQHCHESD